In Zingiber officinale cultivar Zhangliang chromosome 6A, Zo_v1.1, whole genome shotgun sequence, a single genomic region encodes these proteins:
- the LOC121996621 gene encoding EH domain-containing protein 1-like: MDFSSFSVSKEQAKIYRDWFSFADSDGDGRITGNDAIKFFAMSNLSRPDLKQVWAIADAKRQGYLGFREFITAMQLVSLAQAGSEITQDALAHADLEKLNLPMMEGLDVLLTRNKQSQKRVDSELDVNSEPQSPPPTFQWFSSKSSKKIPLSSVTSIVDGLKRLYIQKLKPLEVTYKFNDFASPLLTNSDFDAKPMVMLLGQYSTGKTTFIKHLLRSSYPGAHIGPEPTTDRFVVVMSGSDERTIPGNTIAVHADMPFSGLTTFGTAFLSKFECSQMPNSLLEHITFVDTPGVLSGEKQRTQRSYDFTGVTSWFAAKCDLILLLFDPHKLDISDEFKRVIGSLRGHDDKIRVVLNKADQVDTQQLMRVYGALMWSLGKVLNTPEVMRVYIGSFNDKPVNEAAVGPLGKELFEREQDDLLSDLKDVPKKACDRRINEFVKRARAAKIHSYIISHLRNEMPAMIGKAKAQQRLIDNLEDEFRKVQREYHLPAGDFPNLEYFREILNGFSIDKFEKLKPKMIQAVDDMLGYDIPELLKNFRNPYER; this comes from the exons ATGGACTTCTCCTCGTTCTCTGTCAGTAAAGAGCAGGCGAAGATCTACCGGGACTGGTTCTCGTTCGCCGATTCAG ATGGAGACGGCCGGATTACGGGTAACGATGCCATTAAGTTCTTCGCCATGTCCAACCTGTCTCGCCCTGACCTTAAGCAG GTATGGGCAATTGCGGACGCTAAGCGCCAAGGTTATTTGGGATTTAGAGAGTTCATTACAGCCATGCAG CTTGTGTCTTTAGCACAAGCAGGAAGTGAAATCACTCAAGATGCACTTGCCCATGCAG ATTTGGAAAAATTGAATCTTCCAATGATGGAAGGTTTGGATGTTTTGCTCACT AGAAATAAACAATCACAAAAGAGAGTTGATTCTGAGCTAGATG TGAACTCCGAGCCACAAAGTCCTCCACCAACATTCCAATGGTTCAGTTCGAAATCATCAAAGAAG ATACCATTGAGCTCAGTTACTTCAATTGTTGATGGTTTGAAGAGATTATATATTCAAAAGCTGAAGCCTTTGGAAGTTACCTACAAATTCAATGATTTTGCTTCACCCCTGTTG ACAAATAGTGATTTTGATGCTAAGCCTATGGTTATGCTCCTGGGTCAATATTCAACTGGAAAAACAACATTTATTAAACATTTACTAAGATCTAGCTATCCAG GTGCTCATATTGGACCAGAGCCTACAACTGATCGGTTTGTTGTTGTTATG TCAGGATCTGATGAAAGAACTATTCCTGGGAATACTATAGCGGTTCATGCTGATATGCCTTTCAGTGGACTTACCACATTTGGAACTGCTTTTTTGTCAAAGTTTGAGTGCTCACAAATGCCAAATTCG CTACTGGAACACATCACATTTGTTGACACCCCTGGCGTACTTTCCGGAGAAAAACAACGAACTCAACGTAGTTATGACTTCACTGGCGTTACATCATGGTTTGCTGCAAAATGTGATCTTATTCTCCTTCTATTTGACCCCCATAAGCTTGACATCAGTGATGAGTTCAAGCGTGTTATTGGCTCGTTGCGTGGTCATGATGACAAGATACGTGTGGTTCTCAATAAAGCTGACCAGGTTGACACGCAGCAG CTTATGAGAGTCTATGGTGCATTGATGTGGTCACTTGGAAAGGTTCTGAATACTCCTGAAGTAATGCGCGTGTATATCGG TTCATTCAATGACAAACCGGTAAATGAAGCAGCTGTTGGTCCACTTGGAAAGGAACTTTTTGAGAGAGAACAAGATGACCTCCTGTCTGACTTGAAAGACGTTCCTAAAAAGGCTTGTGATCGCAGG ATCAATGAATTTGTAAAAAGGGCTAGAGCAGCTAAAATTCATTCCTATATCATTAGCCACCTCAGAAATGAGATGCCTGCAATGATAGGTAAGGCAAAGGCTCAACAAAGACTAATTGATAACCTGGAAGATGAGTTTAGAAAG GTTCAAAGGGAATATCATCTTCCAGCTGGGGATTTCCCCAATTTGGAGTATTTCAGAGAGATTTTGAATGGTTTTAGTATCGATAAGTTCGAGAAGTTGAAACCAAAAATGATACAAGCTGTTGACGATATGCTAGGGTACGATATTCCAGAACTACTAAAAAACTTCAGGAATCCATATGAGAGATGA
- the LOC121996620 gene encoding probable methyltransferase PMT2: MAVKGNAAENRSRSSVSIFIIIGMCCFFYVLGAWQRSGFGKGDSIAIEITKQTDCTILPNLSFETHHSRSDIDNDGGAKPKTFEPCDEHYTDYTPCQDQSRAMLFPRENMNYRERHCPPEEEKLYCLIPAPRGYVAPFPWPKSRDFVPYANVPYKSLTVEKAVQNWVQFEGNVFRFPGGGTQFPQGADTYINQLASVIPINNGTVRTALDTGCGVASWGAYLLKKNVLAMSFAPRDSHEAQVQFALERGVPAIIGVLGTIKLPYPSRSFDMAHCSRCLIPWGANEGMYMMEVDRVLRPGGYWVLSGPPINWKNNYKAWLRTQEDLEEEQKKIEEIAELLCWEKVSEKNEIAIWRKRTNTDSCPLRQDEPHIRTCDASYADDVWYKKMEACIVPFPEVDNPEEVAGGELKAFPDRLNALPPTVASGSVPGFSAESFHEDNRLWRKHVKAYKRINKYLDTGRYRNIMDMNAGFGSFAAAIESPKLWVMNVVPTIAEKSTLRVIYERGMIGIYHDWCEAFSTYPRTYDLIHAQGLFSMYMNKCKMEDILLEMDRILRPEGAVIFRDQGDILVKVKRMITGMRWKTKMSDHEDGPLLQEKILVAVKQYWVVDNPKTQWEGEPDQSPVIENSNPSRGVDQPIEQMS; this comes from the exons ATGGCTGTGAAAGGAAATGCTGCCGAGAATAGGTCCAGAAGTTCTGTTTCTATATTCATAATAATTGGCATGTGCTGCTTCTTCTATGTTTTGGGAGCATGGCAGAGAAGCGGTTTCGGGAAGGGTGATAGTATTGCTATTGAGATAACTAAACAAACTGATTGCACAATCTTACCAAATCTTAGTTTTGAGACGCATCATAGTAGATCAGATATCGATAATGATGGTGGTGCAAAACCCAAAACTTTTGAACCATGTGATGAACATTATACAGACTATACTCCTTGCCAAGATCAAAGCCGAGCAATGTTGTTTCCTAGAGAAAATATGAACTATCGAGAACGGCATTGTCCCCCGGAAGAAGAAAAACTTTACTGTCTGATACCAGCACCCAGAGGATATGTTGCTCCATTCCCATGGCCAAAAAGTCGGGACTTTGTCCCTTATGCAAACGTCCCCTATAAAAGTCTGACAGTTGAGAAAGCTGTCCAGAATTGGGTTCAATTTGAAGGCAATGTTTTTAGATTCCCTGGTGGTGGAACACAGTTTCCTCAAGGCGCAGACACATATATCAACCAACTTGCATCAGTTATTCCTATCAATAATGGGACAGTGAGAACTGCATTGGACACCGGTTGTGGG GTTGCAAGCTGGGGAGCTTACCTTCTTAAAAAGAATGTTCTAGCCATGTCATTTGCACCAAGAGACTCTCATGAGGCACAGGTGCAATTTGCTCTAGAAAGAGGTGTTCCTGCAATTATTGGTGTCCTTGGTACAATTAAACTTCCATACCCATCTAGATCCTTCGATATGGCTCACTGTTCAAGGTGCTTAATTCCTTGGGGAGCAAATG AGGGAATGTATATGATGGAGGTTGATCGAGTTCTTAGGCCAGGGGGATACTGGGTGCTTTCAGGCCCTCCAATAAATTGGAAGAATAACTACAAAGCATGGTTGCGAACACAGGAGGACCTTGAGGAAGAGCAGAAAAAGATAGAAGAGATTGCTGAGCTTCTTTGCTGGGAGAAGGTCTCTGAAAAAAATGAAATTGCAATATGGAGAAAGAGAACCAATACTGATTCATGTCCTCTGAGGCAAGATGAACCTCATATCAGAACTTGTGACGCTTCTTATGCGGATGATGTCTG GTACAAGAAGATGGAAGCATGCATTGTGCCTTTTCCGGAAGTTGACAATCCTGAAGAAGTTGCTGGTGGAGAATTAAAAGCATTTCCAGATAGACTGAATGCCTTGCCTCCTACAGTAGCTAGTGGTTCTGTTCCTGGTTTCTCAGCTGAGTCATTTCATGAAGACAACAGATTATGGAGGAAACATGTCAAAGCTTACAAAAGAATAAACAAGTATCTTGACACAGGAAGATATCGAAATATAATGGATATGAATGCAGGGTTCGGTAGTTTTGCAGCTGCAATTGAATCACCTAAATTATGGGTAATGAATGTGGTGCCCACAATTGCTGAGAAGTCTACACTACGCGTCATATATGAAAGAGGGATGATTGGCATATATCATGACTG GTGTGAAGCTTTCTCGACTTACCCAAGGACTTATGACCTTATCCATGCCCAAGGTCTTTTTAGCATGTACATGAACAA GTGCAAAATGGAAGATATTCTCCTAGAAATGGACCGAATACTGAGGCCTGAAGGCGCCGTCATATTCCGAGATCAAGGTGATATCCTGGTGAAGGTGAAGAGGATGATTACTGGAATGAGATGGAAGACAAAGATGTCAGATCACGAGGATGGCCCTCTTTTGCAGGAAAAGATTTTGGTTGCAGTTAAGCAGTATTGGGTCGTCGACAATCCGAAAACACAGTGGGAGGGTGAGCCTGATCAATCGCCGGTAATTGAAAATAGCAATCCAAGCCGAGGGGTTGACCAACCCATAGAACAAATGAGTTGA